The following proteins are co-located in the Polystyrenella longa genome:
- the larC gene encoding nickel pincer cofactor biosynthesis protein LarC, whose product MKIAYLDCSTGISGDMTLGALIDVGVPIDKLGRGIASLQLPGVELLTETVVKGGFRATSIRIKHPEQHAHRHLSDIHEILDRADAISPAQKELARSIFRVVAEAEAHVHGSTLDKIHFHEVGAIDSIVDIVGAAIGFDLLGLDQVVCSPLPPGQGQVKIDHGICTVPTPGTAEILRGIPLVDVPIEAELTTPTGAAIVKTIVDRFGALPAMTIEAVGYGAGTMTFPQRANLLRMFIGEAVVQPEHDFITVLETNLDDVSGEIIGHTRQKLMQAGALDVFTTSISMKKDRPAVVLTVLAMPEKAAELEDILFSETGTFGIRRHQVERSKRARQPHTVSTLWGDVQGKLGWRNGEPAIFTPEFDSCSQVAESASVPLREVYRAAEFAFSQSQSPVQSTAAPHDHDHDHDHDHDHDHDHDHDHDHDHDHDHDHDHG is encoded by the coding sequence ATGAAAATTGCGTACCTCGATTGTTCCACCGGCATCAGTGGCGACATGACTTTGGGAGCCCTGATTGACGTCGGGGTCCCTATTGATAAACTCGGTCGCGGCATTGCCTCTTTGCAATTACCCGGCGTCGAGTTACTGACCGAGACCGTCGTTAAAGGGGGCTTTCGGGCGACTTCGATCCGAATCAAACACCCAGAGCAGCATGCTCACCGCCATTTGAGCGATATCCATGAAATACTGGACCGGGCGGATGCGATCAGTCCAGCACAGAAAGAATTGGCTCGCTCCATTTTTCGAGTCGTGGCCGAAGCCGAAGCCCACGTCCATGGTTCGACGCTCGATAAAATCCACTTTCACGAGGTCGGCGCGATCGATTCAATCGTCGACATTGTCGGTGCTGCCATCGGATTTGACCTGCTTGGACTCGATCAAGTGGTCTGCAGCCCCCTGCCCCCGGGACAAGGACAGGTGAAAATTGATCATGGAATCTGCACTGTTCCCACGCCCGGCACAGCTGAAATTCTTCGCGGAATTCCGCTGGTTGATGTTCCCATCGAGGCGGAGCTGACGACCCCGACAGGCGCAGCAATTGTCAAAACGATCGTCGACCGATTTGGTGCCCTGCCCGCGATGACGATCGAAGCAGTCGGTTACGGCGCCGGAACCATGACCTTCCCTCAACGAGCCAATCTGCTCCGAATGTTTATTGGCGAGGCGGTCGTTCAGCCCGAACACGATTTTATCACCGTACTGGAAACCAACTTGGATGACGTTTCCGGAGAAATCATTGGGCATACCCGTCAGAAATTGATGCAAGCGGGTGCTCTTGATGTCTTTACGACTTCGATTTCGATGAAAAAAGATCGCCCCGCGGTCGTTTTAACTGTGCTGGCGATGCCAGAAAAAGCAGCTGAGCTGGAAGATATTCTGTTCTCCGAAACAGGGACGTTTGGAATTCGGCGACACCAGGTAGAAAGGTCCAAACGGGCCCGCCAACCGCATACTGTCAGCACCTTGTGGGGTGACGTCCAAGGCAAGCTGGGTTGGAGAAATGGCGAACCTGCGATCTTTACACCCGAGTTCGATTCTTGCTCTCAAGTAGCCGAATCGGCCAGTGTGCCGCTACGTGAAGTCTACCGGGCTGCAGAATTCGCCTTTTCACAATCTCAATCACCAGTACAATCCACCGCTGCGCCTCACGATCACGATCACGATCACGATCACGATCACGATCACGATCACGATCACGATCACGACCACGACCACGACCACGACCACGACCACGACCACGACCATGGATAA
- a CDS encoding enolase C-terminal domain-like protein produces the protein MSNPHDVRIQEVSCEIESVVFRTPLKFGGRVVSKAELLNVFVTVERRDGHLAEGFGSMPLGNIWAWPTDKVEPETTLEIMKKFGEEVARIANAYTPYGHALEISFQLSAEYYHLGRTLPGRMGHDVVMPELAQLVAASPFDAALHDAYGRAQDLNSYNTLSSEFMNEDLAFYLDDQFEGEYLDKYTLREPTKTLPLYHLVGALDPLTDGDIENRIGDGMPETLGEWIKADGLTHLKIKLAGDDLEWDVNRVISIDRVASEVQAERGCTEWYYSCDFNEKCANVQYVLDFLNRIREVAAPAFDRIQYIEQPTSRDLKANPGNKMHEAAKIKPIVIDEALTDYEALLLAREQGYSGVALKACKGQTESLFMAAAAQKFGMFLCVQDLTCPGYSFLHSSSLAARIPGVAAIEGNGRQFCPAGNKKLATEFPSMFKIKNGTVDTGVLNGEGLGF, from the coding sequence ATGAGTAATCCACACGATGTTCGCATTCAAGAAGTGAGTTGCGAAATTGAATCTGTCGTCTTTCGAACACCATTGAAATTTGGAGGACGGGTTGTAAGTAAAGCTGAACTACTGAACGTCTTCGTGACAGTGGAGCGGCGCGATGGACATCTCGCCGAAGGCTTCGGGAGTATGCCATTAGGAAACATCTGGGCCTGGCCCACGGACAAAGTCGAACCCGAGACGACTTTGGAGATTATGAAGAAGTTCGGTGAGGAGGTTGCCCGAATCGCCAATGCCTACACACCGTATGGGCATGCACTCGAAATCAGCTTTCAGCTCTCGGCCGAGTACTACCATCTCGGGCGGACATTACCGGGTCGAATGGGGCACGATGTGGTCATGCCGGAACTGGCTCAATTGGTGGCGGCCAGTCCGTTTGATGCCGCACTCCATGATGCTTACGGACGCGCGCAGGACTTAAACAGTTACAACACACTCTCGTCCGAATTCATGAACGAGGATCTGGCGTTCTACCTTGACGATCAATTCGAGGGAGAATACCTCGACAAATACACACTGCGGGAACCGACCAAAACTCTACCGCTCTATCATCTGGTCGGTGCACTGGATCCATTGACCGACGGTGATATTGAAAACCGGATTGGCGACGGCATGCCGGAGACACTCGGAGAGTGGATCAAGGCAGATGGTCTGACACACCTGAAAATCAAACTGGCGGGCGACGACTTGGAGTGGGACGTCAACCGAGTTATCTCGATTGACAGGGTGGCCTCGGAAGTTCAGGCGGAGCGAGGTTGCACCGAGTGGTATTACTCTTGCGACTTCAACGAGAAATGCGCGAACGTTCAATACGTTCTCGATTTTCTGAATCGCATTCGAGAAGTAGCGGCGCCTGCTTTTGATCGGATTCAATATATTGAACAACCGACCTCTCGCGATCTGAAAGCGAACCCCGGTAACAAAATGCATGAAGCAGCAAAGATCAAGCCGATCGTGATTGATGAAGCGCTCACCGATTACGAAGCTTTACTACTGGCACGGGAACAGGGTTACTCCGGTGTGGCTCTCAAAGCGTGTAAGGGCCAAACGGAATCACTTTTCATGGCCGCTGCCGCTCAGAAGTTTGGCATGTTCCTCTGTGTGCAGGATCTGACCTGTCCCGGTTATTCATTCCTGCACTCTTCTTCGCTCGCGGCCCGTATCCCGGGCGTTGCGGCCATCGAAGGTAACGGGCGACAATTCTGTCCCGCTGGGAATAAAAAACTCGCAACAGAGTTTCCCTCAATGTTCAAAATTAAGAATGGAACAGTGGATACCGGTGTTCTGAATGGAGAAGGACTCGGCTTCTAA
- a CDS encoding reverse transcriptase family protein, whose amino-acid sequence MGFFDFLLRLLGLKSKPQATMAPAAGTQFKKTTSPKRTDRKLDPLRFQRERWSKVAKSPQQQTTTSRPFSVPAVKVEQPYPFAHFSPMGDGYLDLSQDGDSVQLQELELPEFSNPQQMADWLQMPVGQLAWLTCQFEEGYAHATEKAAHYHFRWLPKRNFGCRLIESPKPLLKQAQRKVLREILDNVPTHQAAHGFVQGSSILTNAQPHCGKRVVLKFDLENFYPHVRFSKVVAIFRSMGYSREASIWLSRLCMSRLPLDCKPPTANPEALWIYQPTHLPQGAPTSPTLANLAAYVLDVRLDGLARSFGADYSRYADDLTFSGDAQFLRSLKSFIPFVEKIIRETGFKVNKNKRKVIRNNQRQSVTGVTVNEHPNINRKEFDRLKAILHNCVRYGSESQNRDQLPDFQAHLRGRVAYFQQLNPTRAAKLKQVFEQIRW is encoded by the coding sequence ATGGGGTTCTTCGATTTTCTACTACGTTTGCTCGGACTGAAAAGCAAACCCCAGGCCACCATGGCTCCTGCTGCTGGTACGCAATTCAAAAAAACAACGAGCCCAAAGCGGACTGACCGTAAGCTCGATCCTCTTCGCTTTCAACGCGAACGCTGGTCGAAGGTTGCAAAATCGCCTCAACAGCAGACGACGACTTCTCGTCCTTTTTCCGTTCCTGCCGTGAAAGTCGAGCAACCTTATCCGTTTGCCCACTTCTCACCCATGGGCGATGGTTATCTCGATCTCAGTCAGGATGGCGATTCCGTTCAACTTCAGGAACTGGAGCTTCCCGAGTTCTCCAACCCACAGCAAATGGCCGACTGGTTGCAAATGCCGGTGGGGCAACTCGCCTGGTTAACATGCCAGTTTGAAGAAGGGTATGCCCACGCCACGGAAAAGGCGGCTCACTATCATTTTCGCTGGCTTCCGAAACGAAATTTTGGTTGCCGATTAATCGAATCGCCCAAGCCCCTATTAAAACAGGCCCAACGCAAAGTCCTGCGGGAAATTCTCGACAACGTTCCCACCCACCAGGCGGCGCATGGATTTGTGCAGGGAAGTTCGATTCTCACCAACGCTCAGCCACACTGCGGTAAACGAGTCGTATTGAAATTCGATCTAGAGAACTTTTATCCCCACGTCCGTTTTTCCAAAGTGGTCGCCATTTTCAGAAGCATGGGATACAGTCGCGAAGCCTCGATCTGGCTCTCTCGCTTATGTATGTCACGGTTACCGCTCGACTGTAAACCACCGACGGCGAATCCCGAAGCACTTTGGATATACCAACCCACCCACCTGCCGCAAGGGGCACCCACGTCACCCACTCTGGCGAATCTGGCCGCCTATGTTCTTGATGTGCGATTGGATGGATTAGCTCGATCCTTTGGTGCAGACTACAGCCGCTATGCCGACGACCTGACCTTCTCGGGCGATGCCCAATTTCTGAGATCGTTGAAGTCGTTTATTCCTTTCGTTGAAAAAATCATTCGAGAGACCGGTTTCAAGGTCAATAAAAACAAACGCAAGGTCATCCGCAACAACCAGCGACAGTCGGTCACGGGGGTGACCGTCAATGAGCACCCCAACATCAACCGCAAGGAATTCGACCGACTCAAAGCGATTCTGCACAACTGCGTTCGTTACGGTTCCGAATCCCAGAACCGCGACCAGCTCCCTGACTTCCAGGCCCATCTCCGCGGCCGCGTCGCCTACTTCCAGCAACTGAACCCCACCCGCGCCGCAAAACTGAAGCAGGTCTTCGAGCAGATTCGCTGGTAG
- a CDS encoding transposase has protein sequence MKLIETLLDHSVVPYREPERLLYDKIADSDPLRHRLFRWRGIELVTPHKKNRKKKPTQDGRSFRRYRKRWRVERTISWLKNFRRLVVRYDYYAHLYHSFVQLACLIFILKRI, from the coding sequence GTGAAATTGATCGAAACGTTGCTCGATCATTCCGTGGTTCCCTATCGAGAACCGGAACGACTGCTTTATGATAAAATCGCCGACAGTGATCCGCTGCGGCACCGTCTCTTCAGGTGGCGAGGGATAGAGTTAGTCACTCCTCACAAAAAGAATCGTAAGAAGAAACCAACTCAGGATGGTCGATCCTTCCGCCGCTACCGCAAACGCTGGAGAGTCGAACGCACGATCAGTTGGCTGAAAAACTTTCGCAGGCTGGTTGTGCGTTACGATTATTACGCTCACCTGTACCACAGCTTCGTGCAACTCGCTTGTCTGATCTTTATACTTAAACGGATTTGA
- a CDS encoding BamA/OMP85 family outer membrane protein, whose amino-acid sequence MIGVKDDTGFRKLLTNRTVRFSRVRFFPVACLVFTICLLSALFAVPACAQSPGASGSSAVPLKDRTEQNLGKVSNRAYTDKLDQPVISINVEGNVTIPESAILRKVMTQIDRNPSQKMLREDIQRLYQTRWFFSVSTKLQRTDKGLILTFVVKERPIVDKIEYRGNDKLKDKVLAEITGLRAGSPYDVSANQESVQRLQNYYKEKGYFFAKVKLISGDQPEQRDVIFEIVEGKKTRVQKVYFEGNEFVVDGVLKTHLSTKRAILWKFGGLYDPSSIQNDLNALTQYYTNYGYFDVGIDHRIEFNEDKSAVYLHYTIKEGKRYKIRNRIIRGNEVFNEEELAEEMELGASEFFNARILGDDIRKLKAKYGEQGRFFAKVEASPVFLETPGEADLLYNIDEDIIYTIRNIDVRILGDYPHTKETVALNRMVIQPGDKANPRMIKLAESRLGGSQIFERSGASAPKITVHAVTPADGGILNPQLFRGQSGEKNFIYDENSRPNQAAPAQPTQQQDQSYYQRRPQPNNYQQPTAIELDATQREIARFNNSSFQTTSFETVDNRMVSNTNTKSAVADFGHSGIPATVSQQVLHPGQFVNMDERFASTNNGNPERNVGLERQVDMLFRGQSPDNPFPPVVDPNVEESQFTNPYNPIYGGNPQGDPLGGPPPTGQLDIRADLTEARTGRFMFGVGVNSDSGVAGNIVLEEQNFDLWRPPTSFQDIINGTAWRGAGQKFRLEAVPGSEIGRYTASWSDPYFMDTEYSFGVSAFYFTRFYPDWDEQRTGGRFTLGKQLTPEWTVSGSFRLEDIEIDDPSIPTPQELTDALGSSLLTTVKGAVTHDTRDAPFMPGEGHIIEANYEQAFGDYSYPKVGLEASQYFTVFNRPDGGGRHIISLAGQLGWTGSDTPIFEQFFAGGFQTFRGFSFRGVGPVTDGVNTGGEFLALGSVEYIFPLMANETVQAVAFSDFGTVEDDVAFDAFRMSIGGGLRVTVPAMGPVPLAFDWAYPIIQEDFDDKRIFSFYVGFTR is encoded by the coding sequence ATGATAGGTGTCAAGGACGACACCGGGTTTCGCAAACTGCTGACGAATCGGACCGTGCGTTTTTCTCGTGTTCGATTTTTCCCAGTAGCCTGCCTGGTTTTCACAATTTGTCTGCTCTCTGCTTTATTTGCAGTTCCCGCTTGCGCGCAGAGTCCGGGAGCTTCCGGATCGAGTGCCGTACCGCTCAAAGATCGAACGGAGCAGAATCTCGGCAAGGTTTCCAATCGGGCCTATACCGACAAACTCGATCAACCCGTGATCAGTATCAATGTCGAAGGGAATGTCACCATTCCCGAGAGCGCCATTTTGCGTAAAGTGATGACACAGATCGATCGCAACCCATCGCAGAAGATGCTGCGGGAAGATATTCAACGGCTCTACCAGACACGCTGGTTTTTCAGTGTCTCCACGAAACTGCAACGAACCGACAAGGGCCTGATTCTGACCTTCGTCGTCAAAGAACGCCCGATTGTGGACAAAATTGAATATCGTGGTAACGACAAACTCAAAGACAAAGTGCTGGCCGAGATTACTGGTCTCCGTGCAGGCAGCCCGTACGACGTGAGCGCCAACCAGGAATCAGTACAGCGATTGCAGAATTATTACAAAGAAAAAGGCTACTTCTTCGCCAAAGTCAAACTGATCAGTGGAGACCAGCCCGAACAGCGTGATGTCATTTTCGAGATCGTCGAAGGCAAAAAAACGCGAGTTCAAAAAGTCTACTTCGAAGGAAACGAATTCGTCGTAGATGGCGTACTCAAAACCCATCTCAGTACGAAACGGGCGATCCTCTGGAAATTCGGCGGTCTCTATGACCCATCCAGCATCCAGAACGACTTGAATGCCTTAACTCAGTACTACACCAACTACGGATATTTTGACGTCGGAATCGATCATCGTATTGAATTCAACGAAGACAAGTCCGCAGTCTATCTGCACTACACGATCAAAGAGGGCAAGCGATACAAGATTCGTAATCGCATCATCCGAGGCAACGAAGTCTTCAATGAAGAGGAACTTGCCGAAGAAATGGAGTTGGGTGCCTCTGAATTCTTCAACGCCCGAATTCTTGGTGACGACATTCGCAAACTTAAAGCGAAATATGGAGAACAAGGTCGATTCTTCGCGAAGGTCGAAGCCTCTCCGGTCTTTCTGGAAACTCCCGGTGAAGCCGATTTGCTCTACAATATTGATGAAGACATAATCTACACGATCCGCAATATCGACGTTCGCATCCTCGGCGACTATCCTCACACTAAAGAGACTGTCGCCCTGAACCGTATGGTGATTCAGCCGGGTGACAAAGCAAATCCACGGATGATTAAGCTCGCGGAAAGTCGACTCGGCGGTTCCCAGATTTTTGAGCGTAGCGGGGCTTCTGCTCCTAAGATCACCGTGCACGCCGTGACCCCTGCCGATGGTGGTATTCTGAATCCGCAACTATTCCGCGGACAGTCTGGCGAAAAGAATTTCATCTACGATGAGAATTCTCGGCCGAACCAGGCAGCGCCCGCACAGCCGACTCAACAACAGGATCAGTCGTACTATCAACGACGTCCACAACCGAACAATTATCAACAACCAACCGCGATCGAGTTAGACGCGACTCAACGTGAAATCGCTCGGTTTAATAACTCGTCTTTCCAGACGACTTCGTTCGAGACTGTTGATAACAGAATGGTTAGCAACACGAACACGAAATCTGCGGTCGCTGATTTCGGACACAGTGGAATTCCCGCGACAGTTTCTCAACAGGTGCTTCACCCGGGACAGTTCGTCAATATGGATGAGCGTTTCGCTTCAACCAATAATGGGAATCCCGAACGGAACGTGGGCCTGGAGAGACAGGTCGACATGCTTTTCCGTGGTCAGAGCCCCGACAATCCGTTTCCTCCTGTGGTCGATCCGAATGTGGAAGAAAGCCAGTTTACGAATCCGTACAATCCCATTTATGGTGGAAACCCTCAGGGAGATCCGCTGGGCGGCCCTCCTCCTACCGGACAATTGGATATTCGAGCCGATCTGACAGAAGCTCGTACAGGTCGATTCATGTTTGGGGTCGGTGTGAACTCTGACTCCGGTGTCGCGGGTAATATTGTGCTCGAAGAACAAAACTTCGACCTGTGGCGTCCACCCACGTCGTTTCAGGATATCATCAACGGAACAGCCTGGCGTGGTGCTGGACAGAAATTCCGACTGGAAGCCGTACCTGGTTCTGAAATCGGTCGTTATACCGCCTCCTGGTCCGATCCTTACTTCATGGATACCGAATACAGTTTCGGCGTGAGTGCCTTTTACTTCACGCGATTCTATCCCGACTGGGATGAACAGCGAACCGGTGGTCGATTCACTCTGGGAAAACAGTTGACTCCTGAATGGACCGTCTCAGGATCATTCCGCCTGGAAGACATTGAAATCGATGACCCCAGTATTCCTACACCACAGGAACTGACCGATGCACTGGGTAGCAGCCTGCTAACAACCGTCAAAGGGGCAGTAACACACGATACACGCGATGCTCCATTCATGCCGGGCGAAGGACATATCATCGAAGCCAACTATGAACAGGCTTTCGGCGACTACAGTTATCCTAAAGTTGGCCTCGAAGCGAGCCAGTACTTTACCGTCTTCAACCGTCCAGACGGTGGTGGACGTCACATTATCTCCCTCGCAGGCCAGTTGGGCTGGACAGGTAGTGACACACCAATTTTCGAACAGTTCTTTGCCGGTGGTTTTCAAACCTTCCGTGGTTTCTCATTCCGCGGCGTGGGCCCCGTCACTGATGGCGTTAACACTGGGGGTGAGTTCCTCGCTCTTGGTTCAGTTGAATACATTTTCCCACTGATGGCCAACGAAACAGTCCAGGCAGTCGCCTTCTCCGACTTTGGTACGGTAGAAGACGATGTCGCCTTCGACGCCTTTCGTATGAGCATCGGGGGTGGTTTACGTGTGACTGTCCCGGCAATGGGCCCTGTGCCTCTGGCCTTCGACTGGGCGTATCCGATTATCCAGGAAGACTTCGACGACAAACGAATCTTCAGTTTCTATGTCGGTTTCACCCGTTAA
- a CDS encoding DNA topoisomerase I, translating into MFRAALKQMLKPLIRLIVGVIAIPLFRLFMRKVVRLQTLDAELEKDLEEWFRASLMLLVATANMEHLFFGWVPVELLEDHGWITVTFRVMLAISVVQLMPDQELFSIIHPGPPKLKIKGIRSLYTEVRDKWKAIAKGLLCQHLNRSSPMFAIMAAIFGGVDRLHLREHLQEAVHLLDHFGNEVVGGANLLEHTNAVIQVNGSQYFTIVSNEGWIVGWACYFIAIIQYLIIGLVTSKDKALDALSEFDRQVAIRRREIIDEFALPEDRNRGEEHPVGVEPEPTLKPDPEPTPDSSSDDESTPKAE; encoded by the coding sequence GTGTTTCGTGCCGCTTTAAAACAGATGCTGAAACCGCTCATCCGACTGATTGTCGGTGTGATCGCGATTCCGCTGTTTCGGCTGTTCATGAGGAAGGTCGTGCGGTTACAAACGCTTGACGCCGAACTGGAGAAAGACCTGGAAGAGTGGTTCCGCGCGTCGCTCATGTTGCTGGTGGCGACGGCGAATATGGAACACCTCTTTTTCGGTTGGGTGCCGGTGGAATTACTGGAAGACCATGGGTGGATTACCGTCACCTTCCGAGTGATGCTGGCGATCAGCGTCGTGCAATTGATGCCCGATCAGGAACTGTTCTCCATTATTCATCCCGGTCCCCCCAAACTGAAAATTAAAGGGATTCGCAGCCTCTATACCGAGGTCCGTGATAAATGGAAGGCGATTGCCAAAGGCCTGCTCTGTCAGCACCTCAATCGATCCTCACCAATGTTCGCCATCATGGCTGCGATCTTCGGTGGAGTTGACCGCTTGCATCTTCGTGAACATTTGCAGGAAGCAGTTCACTTACTCGATCATTTTGGCAATGAAGTCGTCGGTGGCGCTAATCTGTTGGAGCATACCAATGCCGTTATTCAGGTGAATGGTTCTCAATACTTCACGATCGTCAGTAACGAAGGCTGGATCGTGGGTTGGGCGTGTTACTTCATTGCGATTATTCAGTATCTGATAATTGGACTGGTGACTTCTAAAGACAAAGCTCTCGATGCTCTCTCCGAATTCGACAGACAAGTGGCGATCCGTCGACGTGAAATTATCGACGAGTTTGCACTACCGGAAGATCGTAATCGAGGAGAAGAACATCCGGTCGGTGTCGAGCCAGAGCCAACGCTAAAGCCAGATCCAGAGCCAACGCCCGACTCGTCTTCAGATGACGAGTCTACTCCGAAGGCAGAATGA
- a CDS encoding transposase, with translation MSNGFWSKTSFPERGPPKFGGGRPQAPPRECFEGILWVLRTGARWKDLPKSFPSFTMCWRRFKS, from the coding sequence ATGAGCAATGGCTTTTGGTCGAAGACCTCTTTCCCTGAGAGGGGCCCTCCCAAGTTTGGGGGGGGGCGGCCACAGGCACCACCACGAGAGTGCTTTGAAGGCATTCTTTGGGTGCTGAGAACAGGCGCCCGTTGGAAGGATTTACCAAAATCGTTTCCCTCTTTTACAATGTGTTGGAGGCGATTCAAATCATAG
- a CDS encoding DUF5658 family protein, whose amino-acid sequence MTAERKSEPESEGKSPEEVSLWEFWTTLPIKLQRESVTFIIINLCDILMTWFLLAGRPMHSDHHTGNSFYESNPLAGYILNHWGIEGMVYFKSAMVGFVILVTQIIAQSKLPVARWILNFGSIIVLCVVCYSFWLYKQHAGPVDV is encoded by the coding sequence ATGACAGCTGAGAGAAAAAGTGAGCCGGAATCTGAAGGAAAGTCGCCAGAAGAGGTCTCCTTATGGGAGTTCTGGACGACCTTACCGATCAAACTTCAGCGCGAATCTGTCACATTCATCATTATCAATCTGTGTGATATTCTGATGACGTGGTTTCTACTGGCGGGGCGACCGATGCATTCCGATCACCATACGGGGAATAGCTTCTACGAATCCAATCCGTTGGCCGGGTACATTCTCAATCACTGGGGGATTGAGGGGATGGTCTACTTCAAATCGGCGATGGTGGGATTCGTGATTCTGGTCACCCAGATCATCGCCCAGTCCAAATTGCCCGTCGCTCGCTGGATTTTGAACTTTGGTTCTATCATTGTACTGTGTGTGGTCTGCTACAGCTTCTGGCTTTATAAACAACACGCGGGACCAGTCGATGTCTGA
- the fae gene encoding formaldehyde-activating enzyme, producing MSLYIGEALVGEGNEVAHIDLLIGDKTGPVGTAFSNALCSQTAGHSNLLAVLEPNLAVKPATVMITKVTIKGAKQAVQMFGPAQYAVAKAVADSVEEGVIPKDQAEDLVIVCGVFIHWEASDDKKIFEYNYEATKLSIARAMKNEPSVDEMIAKKGAAAHPFSGV from the coding sequence ATGTCATTGTACATTGGTGAAGCTCTGGTCGGTGAAGGTAACGAAGTCGCTCATATCGACTTGCTCATTGGCGATAAAACGGGTCCCGTTGGAACCGCATTCTCAAACGCTCTTTGCAGCCAGACTGCTGGACACAGCAACCTGCTGGCCGTCCTCGAACCGAATCTGGCCGTTAAACCCGCTACCGTGATGATCACCAAAGTGACCATCAAAGGAGCCAAACAGGCCGTTCAGATGTTCGGACCAGCTCAGTACGCCGTTGCCAAAGCGGTCGCTGATTCTGTCGAAGAAGGGGTCATTCCCAAAGACCAGGCAGAAGACCTGGTTATCGTTTGTGGCGTCTTCATCCACTGGGAAGCCAGCGACGACAAGAAAATCTTCGAATACAACTACGAAGCGACTAAATTATCTATCGCCCGTGCAATGAAAAACGAACCTTCTGTTGACGAAATGATCGCCAAAAAAGGCGCCGCCGCTCACCCCTTCTCTGGTGTCTAA
- a CDS encoding ATP-grasp domain-containing protein, with amino-acid sequence MIQISQTASNSGLKPILIAGCSVRAAVWSARSVQIACIAADQFGDVDLRASGVAWLPLSSDYHELPEYVQQLDLSGWCYTGGLENHPELLRQCERSAPLFGVRSYSVERLRDPILLSRVVEPTGIHVPETRLMTGKAPDGDWLLKPWRSGGGQRIRQADRAGAQTGTGGESFYLQRRVRGVPYSVSFLARNGKGEILGAVRQFIATSSEIQVSRGIRLQFPFLFCGGVTCEVGEVASPDVLQDLVDRLVQEFELVGLCGIDLIKTDTSRTCLLEVNPRYTATMELLERRSGTRFLPQHFAACQGKEATIPAFSATKDSVRPMYVAKQVLYTPTGLTIGEEGLVSLLGGSFLQASDAEIILADQPAPGSVLQAGWPICSLISLGRTEEQCLRTLRYYAGRLAIVLDQEKWSEYHRDL; translated from the coding sequence GTGATTCAAATCTCTCAAACGGCGTCTAACTCCGGTTTAAAACCGATTTTAATTGCCGGATGTTCGGTTCGGGCTGCAGTCTGGTCGGCGAGAAGCGTCCAAATTGCCTGTATCGCCGCCGATCAATTCGGTGACGTCGATCTTCGTGCGTCGGGCGTCGCCTGGCTTCCCCTTAGTTCCGATTATCATGAACTTCCCGAATATGTCCAACAACTGGACCTTTCCGGCTGGTGTTACACAGGTGGCCTGGAAAATCATCCGGAACTATTGAGACAGTGTGAACGGAGCGCCCCTTTATTCGGCGTCCGTAGCTATTCGGTAGAACGACTACGCGATCCGATACTACTATCCCGCGTTGTGGAACCGACGGGTATTCATGTGCCTGAAACCAGATTGATGACCGGAAAGGCCCCCGACGGGGACTGGCTGCTCAAACCCTGGCGCTCGGGGGGAGGGCAGCGAATCCGCCAAGCCGACAGAGCAGGGGCACAAACAGGGACAGGGGGCGAGTCGTTTTATCTGCAGCGACGCGTTCGTGGAGTTCCTTATTCGGTCAGTTTTCTCGCCCGGAATGGAAAAGGAGAGATTCTGGGGGCTGTGCGGCAGTTCATCGCGACCTCCAGCGAAATCCAGGTATCTCGGGGGATACGCCTTCAGTTCCCATTTCTTTTTTGTGGCGGCGTGACCTGTGAAGTCGGGGAAGTGGCCTCCCCAGATGTTCTACAGGATTTGGTTGATCGCCTTGTTCAGGAATTCGAACTGGTGGGTTTATGTGGTATCGATTTAATTAAAACGGACACATCCCGAACTTGCCTGCTGGAAGTGAATCCCCGGTATACAGCGACGATGGAATTGCTGGAGCGACGGAGTGGAACCCGTTTTCTTCCACAGCATTTTGCCGCTTGTCAGGGAAAAGAAGCTACGATTCCAGCGTTTTCTGCCACAAAAGACAGCGTCCGACCGATGTATGTCGCCAAACAGGTCCTTTACACGCCGACAGGGCTGACCATCGGCGAGGAAGGCTTGGTTTCCTTGCTGGGAGGGAGCTTTCTCCAAGCGTCAGACGCCGAGATTATTTTGGCAGATCAGCCTGCTCCAGGCTCCGTTTTACAGGCGGGTTGGCCTATTTGCTCGTTAATTTCGCTCGGAAGGACGGAAGAGCAATGTTTACGGACTCTTCGGTACTATGCCGGAAGGTTGGCTATTGTGCTTGATCAGGAAAAATGGTCCGAGTATCATCGAGACCTGTAA